One window of uncultured Campylobacter sp. genomic DNA carries:
- a CDS encoding anaerobic C4-dicarboxylate transporter: MDFMVILQFIVLLGGIYLGVKLGGMGVGYAGGLGVVVLAILGMKVDMKDIPIDVILIIASVISAITALQVAGGLDYLVQVASKILRKNPKQINFLAPIVTYLLTILAGTGHTAFSMIPVIVEVAKTQNIKPSAPLALSVVSSQVAITASPISAAFVAMSGLCEKLGVSYPKLLFICISTTFVAMLITAFIVNKFYDLDLSKDPVYKERLSKGLVAEIKAEEYKEPKPYAKRSVAIFAVGVLIVVCYALAISKSVGLVEKPILSRDSAIISFMLTIGFLIAVLCKIDTGKLLSTSTFQSGMNACICVIGIAWLGTTFVNGHIDSIKEVAKNVVTQYPFVLAVALYFLSCLLYSQAATTKVMMPAVAAALGMTSPENSGQIWILVASFAAVSGLFVLPTYPTTLGAIAMDDTGTTRVGKFVFNHSFFLPGTIMVAISVALGFLVAPALI, encoded by the coding sequence ATGGACTTTATGGTGATATTGCAATTTATCGTGTTGCTCGGCGGCATCTACCTAGGCGTTAAGCTAGGCGGCATGGGCGTCGGTTATGCAGGCGGCTTGGGCGTTGTCGTCCTAGCCATTTTGGGCATGAAGGTCGATATGAAGGATATCCCGATTGACGTTATCCTAATTATCGCATCGGTAATCTCCGCGATTACGGCGCTGCAAGTCGCAGGCGGACTTGATTATTTGGTTCAGGTAGCATCTAAAATTTTAAGGAAAAATCCTAAGCAGATCAACTTCCTAGCGCCTATCGTTACCTATCTACTTACGATACTTGCGGGCACCGGACATACTGCGTTTTCTATGATTCCGGTTATCGTCGAGGTCGCAAAGACGCAGAATATCAAGCCTTCCGCTCCTCTTGCGCTTTCGGTCGTTTCGTCTCAGGTAGCGATCACTGCGAGCCCTATTTCAGCGGCGTTCGTCGCTATGAGCGGCTTGTGCGAGAAGCTAGGCGTTAGCTATCCTAAACTTTTGTTTATCTGCATCTCTACTACCTTCGTAGCTATGTTGATTACGGCTTTTATCGTAAATAAATTCTACGATCTCGATCTTTCAAAAGACCCTGTTTACAAAGAGAGACTTTCAAAAGGTCTTGTAGCCGAGATCAAAGCCGAGGAGTATAAAGAGCCGAAGCCTTATGCGAAAAGATCGGTTGCGATATTTGCTGTCGGCGTTTTGATCGTCGTTTGCTATGCGCTTGCGATCTCAAAGAGCGTCGGCTTGGTAGAAAAACCGATCCTTTCAAGAGATAGCGCGATCATCAGCTTTATGCTAACCATCGGCTTTCTTATCGCTGTTTTGTGCAAGATCGATACGGGCAAACTGCTCTCTACCAGCACTTTCCAAAGCGGTATGAATGCGTGCATCTGCGTCATCGGTATCGCATGGCTCGGTACCACTTTCGTAAACGGGCATATTGACAGCATCAAAGAGGTAGCTAAAAACGTCGTTACGCAGTATCCTTTCGTACTAGCCGTCGCGCTATATTTCCTAAGCTGCTTGCTATACTCGCAGGCTGCGACCACAAAGGTTATGATGCCTGCCGTCGCCGCCGCGCTTGGAATGACTAGCCCTGAAAATTCTGGTCAAATTTGGATCTTAGTCGCATCGTTTGCAGCCGTTTCGGGCTTGTTCGTGCTCCCTACCTATCCTACGACGCTCGGCGCGATCGCCATGGACGATACCGGAACGACTAGAGTCGGTAAATTTGTATTTAACCACTCGTTCTTCCTTCCGGGAACCATTATGGTTGCGATTTCGGTCGCTCTAGGATTTTTAGTAGCTCCTGCACTAATCTAA
- a CDS encoding NAD(P)H-dependent oxidoreductase: MKNLIIVAHPDMASSHANKAWREVAKKQADKFDIHEIYAAYPNGEINVAREQESLLSHDKIIIQFPLYWYSYPPLLKQWFDDVFAYGWAYGSTGGKLKGKEFALAITIGDERNNYKKDGTIGFNIEEVITPFKCAMNFTGAKLLPCHFGYGFSFHPDSEYIAKSAEKYEEFLAKF; the protein is encoded by the coding sequence ATGAAAAACCTAATCATCGTCGCTCATCCCGATATGGCAAGCTCACACGCAAACAAGGCGTGGCGCGAGGTAGCCAAAAAGCAAGCGGATAAATTTGATATTCACGAAATTTACGCTGCTTATCCGAACGGCGAAATAAACGTAGCGCGCGAGCAGGAGTCACTTTTAAGCCACGATAAAATTATCATTCAGTTTCCACTTTATTGGTACAGCTATCCGCCGCTTTTAAAGCAATGGTTCGACGATGTATTCGCCTACGGCTGGGCTTACGGCAGCACCGGCGGCAAGCTGAAAGGTAAAGAATTCGCCCTAGCGATCACTATCGGCGACGAGCGAAACAACTATAAAAAAGACGGCACGATCGGATTTAACATAGAGGAAGTTATCACGCCTTTTAAATGCGCGATGAATTTTACAGGCGCCAAGCTACTGCCGTGCCACTTTGGCTATGGATTTTCATTTCATCCAGATAGCGAATATATCGCAAAAAGTGCAGAAAAATACGAAGAATTTTTAGCAAAATTTTAA
- a CDS encoding tyrosine-protein phosphatase produces the protein MNFKTLALAAAFFFATGINAELATEANSINFRKTSDAEQNLADTKDAKFQNAHFKNADTAARGINSNSSQKATLIDEAKNFYRVDELLFRSAQLDGSYAAKLHELGIKSIVNLRHFSRGGDRRAFGDQFWLANKPLQSWEIKPAQIADVLRTIRERQKEGAVLVHCYHGADRTGLVVAMYRVIYQSWSLDAARSEMIDGGYGFHSMWQDIAGFLTPQNEALVRAELGI, from the coding sequence TTGAATTTTAAAACCCTTGCGCTAGCGGCCGCATTTTTCTTTGCGACCGGCATAAATGCGGAGCTCGCAACAGAAGCAAATTCCATAAATTTTAGAAAAACGAGCGACGCGGAGCAAAATCTCGCGGACACAAAAGACGCCAAATTTCAAAACGCGCATTTTAAAAACGCAGATACCGCAGCGCGCGGCATAAACTCAAACTCATCGCAAAAAGCGACCCTCATCGACGAAGCGAAAAATTTCTACCGCGTGGACGAGCTGCTGTTTCGCAGCGCACAGCTTGATGGAAGCTACGCCGCAAAGCTGCACGAGCTTGGCATCAAAAGCATCGTAAATCTGCGCCATTTTAGTAGGGGCGGCGACAGAAGGGCGTTCGGGGATCAATTTTGGCTCGCGAACAAGCCGCTTCAAAGCTGGGAGATAAAGCCCGCGCAGATCGCGGACGTCTTGCGCACCATTCGCGAGCGCCAAAAGGAGGGCGCCGTGCTCGTGCACTGCTATCATGGAGCCGATCGCACGGGGCTTGTGGTGGCGATGTACCGCGTGATCTATCAGAGCTGGAGCTTGGACGCCGCACGCAGCGAGATGATAGACGGCGGATACGGCTTTCACTCCATGTGGCAGGATATCGCGGGCTTTTTGACGCCGCAAAACGAAGCGCTCGTAAGAGCCGAGCTTGGAATTTAG
- a CDS encoding DIP1984 family protein gives MKLAEALILRADIQKRIEQLKSRLADNAKVQEGENPSEEPKALLAELDAFTSELERLIVRINLTNCTAKTDGKSLTELIAKRDILTLKAGALRAFAQAAAQKIDAYSRSEIKILSTVDVAALQKQVDEIARQIRQLDTTLQGANWQTDLIES, from the coding sequence ATGAAACTGGCCGAGGCGCTGATACTGCGCGCCGACATACAAAAACGCATCGAGCAGCTAAAATCAAGGCTTGCGGACAACGCAAAAGTGCAGGAGGGCGAGAATCCTAGCGAAGAGCCAAAGGCGCTGCTAGCCGAGCTGGACGCGTTCACAAGCGAGCTTGAGCGCCTAATCGTTCGGATAAATTTAACCAACTGCACCGCAAAAACGGACGGCAAAAGCCTAACCGAGCTGATCGCCAAGCGCGACATACTCACGCTAAAAGCGGGCGCGCTGCGTGCATTCGCGCAAGCTGCCGCGCAAAAGATCGATGCATATTCGCGTAGCGAGATTAAAATTTTAAGCACGGTCGACGTTGCGGCGCTGCAAAAACAGGTGGACGAGATAGCTAGACAGATCAGGCAGCTTGACACGACGCTGCAAGGCGCAAACTGGCAGACCGATCTGATCGAAAGCTAA
- a CDS encoding DUF799 family lipoprotein — protein MKNKAQIAIFSVFVALFFSACASSQPEIYDYSALQQAKPRSILVLMPSNETTEVDAGPAVLAHAIYPLSEAGYYVFSPALVHETFKNNGIYEASEIQNVSAHKLRQIFGADAVLYMDVVKYGTSYMLLNSVSVVAVNAKLVDLRSGATLWEGSAQVSDDSSRGSSDLVGMLISAVIKQVGDTITDAGYKLSASADAMLLAQNCNKCLLYGPYSPHYGQDRQLGGGK, from the coding sequence ATGAAAAATAAAGCTCAAATAGCGATTTTTAGCGTATTCGTGGCGCTGTTTTTTAGCGCGTGTGCAAGCTCGCAGCCCGAGATTTACGACTACTCGGCGCTTCAGCAGGCTAAGCCGCGATCGATTTTGGTGCTGATGCCGAGCAACGAAACAACCGAAGTGGATGCGGGTCCCGCCGTGCTTGCTCATGCGATCTATCCGCTAAGCGAGGCCGGGTATTATGTATTTTCGCCTGCGCTCGTGCATGAGACCTTCAAAAATAACGGAATTTACGAGGCGAGCGAGATTCAAAACGTCTCCGCGCACAAGCTAAGACAGATTTTCGGCGCAGACGCCGTGCTATACATGGATGTCGTCAAATACGGCACTTCGTATATGCTGCTAAATAGCGTAAGTGTCGTGGCGGTCAATGCCAAGCTCGTGGATCTGCGAAGCGGTGCGACGCTCTGGGAGGGCTCTGCGCAGGTAAGCGACGACTCAAGCAGAGGCAGTAGCGATCTTGTAGGCATGCTGATCTCCGCTGTCATTAAGCAGGTTGGTGATACGATCACCGACGCGGGATACAAGCTCTCTGCGAGCGCAGATGCGATGCTGCTGGCTCAGAACTGCAACAAATGCTTGCTCTACGGCCCGTATTCGCCGCACTACGGCCAGGATAGGCAGCTTGGCGGCGGCAAATAA
- a CDS encoding DUF4810 domain-containing protein — MKASSALALAAAAVIFCGCGGGTRNQIYYWDGSYTDSTYQYLKQEGDVGEQIEALEKSIQKAYEKGLKVPPGLYSHLGLLYLSAGNGARARESFEKEAQAFPESKPFLTFVTNPAALKKAEAATKSGADKVQGSSGREAAKAASAKQGKAAAKQGGKTNKKAKK; from the coding sequence TTGAAAGCGAGCAGTGCTCTTGCTCTTGCTGCTGCGGCCGTGATCTTTTGCGGCTGCGGCGGCGGGACGCGGAATCAAATTTATTACTGGGACGGCAGCTACACGGACTCGACCTATCAGTATCTAAAGCAGGAAGGCGACGTAGGCGAACAGATCGAAGCGCTTGAAAAATCTATCCAAAAGGCATACGAAAAGGGGCTTAAAGTCCCGCCTGGGCTCTATTCGCATCTGGGACTTTTGTATCTAAGCGCGGGTAACGGCGCGAGGGCGAGGGAGAGCTTTGAAAAAGAAGCTCAGGCCTTCCCTGAATCAAAGCCGTTTTTGACCTTCGTTACAAACCCGGCCGCGCTTAAAAAAGCTGAGGCTGCGACCAAGTCGGGCGCTGATAAAGTCCAAGGATCAAGCGGACGCGAAGCCGCTAAAGCAGCCTCTGCGAAGCAAGGCAAAGCTGCCGCGAAGCAGGGCGGCAAAACGAATAAAAAGGCTAAAAAATGA
- a CDS encoding CsgG/HfaB family protein — MNFKKTISVAVIAASVLALFSGCAKESSRVVQTPTVASLNTNYSGERIAVSVGRFNNQSSYNNGVFSDGEDRLGNQAQTILISNLQQTGRFSVLDRTNMRAIKEESAISKSAQNLKGARYVITGDVTEFGRKTTGDHQLFGILGKGKTQTAYSKVNLNIVDVRTSEVVFSTQGAGEYELSNREVLGFGGTAGYDSTLNGKVLSLAIIEAVNNLVNGLENGAFKVR, encoded by the coding sequence ATGAATTTCAAAAAAACCATATCGGTTGCCGTTATTGCGGCTTCGGTGCTGGCGCTATTTAGCGGATGCGCGAAAGAAAGCTCTCGCGTAGTGCAAACCCCTACGGTAGCGAGCTTAAACACCAACTACTCGGGCGAGCGGATCGCCGTGTCGGTAGGACGCTTCAACAATCAATCCTCTTACAACAACGGCGTGTTCTCAGACGGCGAGGATAGACTGGGCAACCAAGCGCAGACGATCCTTATTTCAAATTTACAGCAAACGGGACGCTTCTCGGTGCTTGATCGCACGAATATGCGCGCCATCAAAGAGGAAAGCGCAATCTCCAAAAGCGCGCAAAACTTAAAGGGCGCCAGATACGTTATCACCGGCGACGTGACTGAGTTTGGTCGCAAGACGACCGGAGATCATCAGCTGTTTGGAATTTTAGGCAAGGGAAAGACCCAAACCGCGTATTCTAAAGTAAATTTAAACATCGTTGACGTCAGGACGTCCGAGGTGGTCTTTTCAACTCAGGGCGCGGGCGAATACGAGCTATCAAACCGCGAAGTGCTAGGTTTCGGCGGCACTGCGGGCTATGATTCGACGCTAAACGGCAAGGTGCTAAGCCTGGCGATCATCGAAGCGGTCAATAATCTCGTAAACGGCCTTGAAAACGGCGCGTTTAAAGTGAGATAA
- a CDS encoding response regulator transcription factor, translating into MLNILLVEDDEALSSAIREKLLDEGFSVGCAFDGKQATEALDEAHFDLIISDVMMPKMDGFELSRYVRRDGKSQPILIITAKSEIEDMQTGFKSGADDYMSKPINLKELVLRVHALLRRAKIANEKRLLIGGSELDYDTLSVRTEGERISLAPKEFRLLFLLLSYAGRIFTRFEIMSEIWGYETDSDERVVDTHIKKLRAKFENSKDFEIITVRGLGYKAVKKERA; encoded by the coding sequence ATGCTTAATATTTTACTGGTCGAAGACGACGAGGCTTTGAGCTCGGCGATAAGAGAAAAACTGCTTGATGAGGGCTTTAGCGTGGGCTGCGCCTTCGACGGCAAGCAGGCGACAGAGGCGTTAGACGAGGCGCACTTCGATCTGATCATCTCGGACGTGATGATGCCTAAGATGGACGGTTTTGAGCTTAGCAGATACGTTAGGCGCGACGGCAAGAGCCAGCCGATACTGATCATAACGGCAAAAAGCGAGATCGAGGATATGCAGACGGGCTTTAAAAGCGGCGCGGACGATTATATGAGCAAGCCGATAAATTTAAAAGAGCTCGTGCTGCGCGTGCATGCGCTGCTAAGACGCGCAAAGATCGCGAACGAAAAGCGGCTACTCATCGGCGGAAGCGAGCTTGATTACGATACGCTAAGCGTCCGCACCGAGGGCGAGCGGATAAGCCTAGCGCCGAAGGAATTTCGTCTTTTGTTTCTGCTGCTAAGCTATGCGGGCAGAATTTTTACGAGGTTTGAGATAATGAGCGAAATTTGGGGCTATGAGACGGACAGCGACGAGCGCGTCGTCGATACGCACATCAAAAAGCTACGAGCAAAATTTGAAAATTCCAAAGATTTCGAGATAATCACCGTGCGCGGGCTCGGCTACAAAGCCGTAAAAAAGGAGCGAGCATGA
- a CDS encoding HAMP domain-containing sensor histidine kinase, with translation MKKYLISLKSFIAFYSSLAFGVINFIVCFAVCMLFYIGIGGKIGGFWDGVALCAIICLITMALNFTLLYFGLKILFRPIKRLLDAITAIANGDFEARAERKLHGHRTDYLYMHELDELVVNVNKMAQKLQKHEQLQKEFVSNVSHEMKTPISSIAALSEMIEGGVSEERAVRYAASIGAEANRLSKLCTDMLKLTRLDSGAAIRLDEAVRIDEQLRQCIISLSQSYEGREFELNLSPLSVRSNAGLLNQIWRNLIENALKYSRQGGKIFIRCRACDGFAQVIIKDEGIGIAREKLDKIFDRFYQCEESHKELGSGLGLSIVRTVVGLLGGQIEYESEPGVGTEARVKIPL, from the coding sequence ATGAAAAAATACCTCATCAGCCTCAAAAGCTTCATCGCGTTTTACTCTTCGCTCGCATTCGGCGTGATAAATTTCATCGTCTGCTTTGCAGTTTGCATGCTTTTTTATATAGGCATCGGCGGCAAGATCGGCGGCTTTTGGGACGGAGTGGCGCTGTGCGCGATCATCTGCCTAATCACGATGGCGCTAAATTTTACCCTGCTTTACTTCGGACTTAAAATTTTATTCCGCCCGATCAAGCGGCTACTAGACGCGATCACCGCGATCGCAAACGGCGATTTTGAGGCGCGCGCCGAGCGCAAGCTGCACGGACACCGTACTGATTACCTCTATATGCACGAACTGGACGAGCTTGTAGTAAACGTCAATAAAATGGCGCAGAAGCTGCAAAAGCACGAGCAGCTACAAAAGGAATTCGTCTCAAACGTCTCGCACGAGATGAAAACGCCGATCTCTTCGATCGCCGCGTTAAGCGAGATGATAGAGGGCGGCGTGAGCGAGGAGCGCGCGGTGCGATACGCAGCCTCGATCGGCGCGGAAGCAAACCGCCTAAGCAAGCTCTGCACCGACATGCTAAAGCTAACGAGGCTTGATAGCGGCGCGGCGATCCGCCTAGATGAAGCGGTACGTATCGACGAACAGCTGCGGCAATGCATCATATCGCTGAGCCAAAGCTACGAAGGGCGCGAGTTTGAGCTAAATTTATCGCCGCTTAGCGTGCGATCAAACGCGGGGCTGCTAAATCAAATTTGGAGAAATTTAATCGAAAACGCGCTTAAGTACTCGCGCCAGGGCGGTAAAATTTTCATCCGCTGCCGCGCTTGCGATGGCTTTGCACAGGTGATCATAAAAGACGAAGGCATCGGCATCGCGCGCGAGAAGCTGGATAAAATTTTTGACCGATTTTATCAGTGCGAGGAGTCGCACAAAGAGCTAGGCAGCGGACTTGGGCTTAGCATCGTACGCACGGTGGTGGGTCTTTTAGGCGGACAGATCGAATACGAAAGCGAACCCGGCGTCGGAACCGAAGCTCGCGTTAAAATTCCGCTTTAA
- a CDS encoding sulfite exporter TauE/SafE family protein, protein MFFEYILIGACVGFISGFFGIGGGTVVVPVMMLFGYDVKYAIGISIMQMIFSSIFGSFVNFKSKMLDVTPALVLGLGGFCGALSSGFIVSYFSSKFLLGTLILVQIINLIKLFKTPTEPAGEANESKILLFIVGLFVGAVAISVGIGGAVFVMPILISFLNYDIKKAVSTGLFFVIFSSSAGFISLSAHGLVYYEIGALLGVGSLAGVYAGVKTSHRIGKKAQKRWMIALIVTILCVTIKKFIALS, encoded by the coding sequence ATGTTTTTTGAATACATTTTAATCGGCGCCTGCGTGGGCTTTATCAGCGGATTTTTCGGTATCGGCGGCGGCACGGTCGTGGTGCCCGTTATGATGCTATTTGGCTACGATGTCAAGTACGCCATCGGCATTAGCATCATGCAGATGATCTTTAGCTCGATCTTCGGCTCGTTCGTAAATTTTAAAAGTAAAATGCTAGACGTCACGCCCGCGCTGGTGCTGGGGCTCGGGGGCTTTTGCGGCGCGCTTAGCAGCGGCTTTATCGTAAGCTATTTTTCGTCAAAATTCCTTCTGGGCACGCTTATTTTGGTGCAGATCATAAATTTAATCAAACTCTTCAAAACCCCGACCGAGCCCGCGGGCGAGGCCAACGAATCTAAAATTTTGCTCTTTATCGTGGGGCTGTTCGTCGGCGCCGTGGCGATCAGCGTGGGTATCGGCGGCGCGGTATTCGTGATGCCTATTTTGATCAGTTTTTTAAACTACGACATCAAAAAGGCCGTCAGCACGGGGCTATTTTTCGTGATATTTTCCTCAAGTGCGGGCTTTATTAGCCTCTCCGCGCACGGACTCGTATACTACGAAATCGGCGCGTTGCTCGGCGTCGGCTCGCTAGCCGGCGTTTACGCGGGCGTCAAAACCTCGCACAGGATCGGCAAAAAAGCTCAAAAGCGCTGGATGATCGCACTTATCGTCACGATACTTTGCGTGACGATCAAAAAATTTATCGCCCTAAGCTAG
- a CDS encoding SPFH domain-containing protein — MGEILYLIGAAAGVLIALFIIVPLFFRRIVETNEVHIVQSARKTTSYGKDTGNGNSYYEFPSWVPVLGVTKIVLPVSVFSIKIEDYEAYDLGRLPFVVYITAFFRIMDSNLAAQRVNNFEDLNNQLRNIIQGSIRSILSSRVLEDILQIRSELGDDFTKAVKTQLQNWGIEPVKNIELMDIRDSSGSKVILNIMEKKKSQIEKESRVEVANNTKLAQIAEIEAAQATEVRQQEANKMVGLKTVENEREVAISKEQAEQLIKDQQKITQEKAMEVVRVNDVKQAEIKKQVEIVKAEQEQRKIEIDAEARKNAKIRDAEAIKENQILVAQGDKEKQFLAAAALLEMKDKEAQGTLKIGSAEAEALRLKELAPVNAQIELAREIGENQGYQTYLISIKQIEANRDIGLEQAKALSAADLKIIANEGSVGEGMSKFGEILSAKGGTQLAAMLEALNQSEVGKKVLDKISGVKEEDKSE; from the coding sequence ATGGGTGAAATTTTATATTTAATAGGCGCCGCCGCCGGGGTTTTAATCGCGCTTTTTATCATCGTGCCTCTGTTTTTCAGGCGCATAGTGGAGACGAATGAAGTGCATATCGTCCAAAGCGCGCGCAAGACGACGAGCTACGGCAAAGATACCGGTAACGGCAACAGCTATTATGAATTCCCGAGTTGGGTGCCGGTGCTGGGCGTTACGAAGATCGTTTTGCCAGTCTCTGTTTTTAGTATCAAGATCGAGGATTACGAGGCGTATGATCTAGGCAGGCTTCCTTTCGTCGTCTATATCACGGCGTTTTTTAGGATTATGGATTCAAATTTGGCTGCGCAACGCGTCAATAATTTTGAGGATCTTAACAATCAGCTTAGAAATATCATTCAAGGCTCGATCCGTTCGATCCTTTCGAGCCGCGTGCTTGAGGACATCTTGCAGATCCGCTCCGAGCTTGGAGATGATTTTACCAAGGCGGTAAAGACGCAGCTGCAAAACTGGGGTATCGAACCCGTCAAAAATATCGAGCTGATGGATATCCGAGATAGCAGCGGCAGCAAGGTCATCTTAAACATCATGGAGAAGAAAAAATCCCAGATCGAAAAGGAAAGCCGCGTCGAAGTGGCAAACAACACCAAGCTTGCTCAGATCGCCGAGATCGAAGCCGCGCAGGCAACCGAAGTGCGCCAGCAGGAAGCAAATAAGATGGTAGGCCTTAAGACCGTTGAAAACGAGCGGGAGGTCGCGATCTCAAAGGAGCAGGCCGAGCAGCTCATCAAGGATCAGCAAAAGATAACGCAGGAAAAGGCGATGGAGGTCGTGCGGGTAAACGACGTCAAGCAGGCCGAGATCAAAAAGCAAGTGGAGATCGTAAAGGCCGAGCAGGAGCAGCGCAAGATCGAGATCGACGCTGAAGCGCGCAAAAACGCCAAAATCCGCGACGCAGAAGCGATTAAAGAAAATCAAATTTTAGTAGCGCAGGGCGATAAAGAGAAGCAGTTTCTCGCCGCCGCGGCGCTTTTGGAGATGAAGGACAAAGAAGCGCAGGGCACGCTAAAGATAGGCTCTGCAGAGGCCGAGGCGCTTAGGCTGAAGGAGCTCGCGCCCGTAAACGCACAGATCGAGCTCGCGCGCGAGATCGGCGAAAATCAGGGCTATCAGACCTATCTCATTTCGATCAAACAGATCGAAGCGAACCGAGACATCGGCCTAGAGCAGGCCAAGGCGCTAAGCGCGGCGGATCTTAAGATCATCGCAAACGAAGGCAGCGTGGGCGAGGGGATGAGCAAATTCGGCGAAATTTTAAGCGCCAAGGGCGGCACGCAGCTAGCCGCGATGCTTGAAGCGCTAAATCAAAGCGAGGTCGGCAAAAAGGTGCTGGATAAAATTTCGGGCGTCAAGGAAGAGGATAAATCCGAGTAA
- a CDS encoding ABC transporter substrate-binding protein, with amino-acid sequence MKKFLLLLLAGALFASAAELRTIKDMDGAEVKIPAKVERIAALWHSNNQILLALGGADKIVATTDNISKNAWFLKIYPRLAQIPVLLKNNDVNLEELMSRNPDVVIVPTALAGENLAKQGFTVLKASFSDYEQMRRSIRMCGDMLGGDAPQRAKDLIANLDKNIALVSGRTANLSPDKRPRVLHIVGGSDLLKIDGKGTLIDSWIELAGGTNAITATKGPMKTITAEEIIASNPQIIIVGGDHNEDAVEKIKSSPVYSGTDAVKNGRVYGNPRGVFNWDRYGADAVLQILWAAKTIQPELFADIDIKAETKAFYKKFMNYELSDAEFGYILKGLNPEGK; translated from the coding sequence ATGAAAAAATTTTTACTACTGCTTTTGGCGGGTGCGCTTTTTGCGAGCGCGGCAGAGCTTAGAACTATCAAGGATATGGACGGAGCTGAGGTCAAAATCCCCGCGAAAGTTGAGCGTATCGCGGCACTCTGGCACTCGAACAATCAAATTTTACTGGCTCTGGGCGGAGCGGATAAGATCGTCGCTACCACCGATAATATCAGCAAAAACGCATGGTTTCTTAAAATTTATCCGCGCCTGGCGCAGATCCCCGTGCTGCTAAAAAATAACGATGTAAATTTGGAGGAGCTAATGAGCCGTAACCCCGACGTAGTCATCGTCCCAACCGCACTGGCAGGCGAAAATTTAGCTAAGCAGGGCTTTACTGTTTTAAAGGCGAGCTTTAGCGATTACGAGCAGATGAGGCGTAGCATCAGGATGTGCGGCGATATGCTAGGCGGCGACGCACCGCAAAGAGCGAAGGATCTGATCGCAAATCTCGATAAAAATATCGCTTTGGTTAGCGGCCGCACCGCAAATTTAAGCCCCGATAAGCGTCCACGCGTCCTTCACATCGTAGGCGGAAGCGATCTTTTAAAGATCGACGGCAAGGGCACACTGATCGACTCATGGATAGAGCTGGCCGGCGGAACGAATGCGATCACCGCCACGAAAGGCCCGATGAAAACCATCACCGCCGAGGAGATCATCGCGAGCAACCCGCAGATCATAATCGTAGGCGGCGATCACAACGAAGATGCGGTAGAGAAGATCAAATCAAGCCCGGTTTACAGCGGTACGGATGCGGTCAAAAACGGACGCGTTTACGGCAATCCGCGCGGGGTTTTCAACTGGGATCGATACGGCGCGGACGCGGTGCTTCAAATTTTATGGGCGGCGAAAACCATCCAGCCGGAGCTCTTTGCCGACATCGATATCAAAGCCGAAACGAAGGCGTTTTATAAAAAATTTATGAATTACGAGCTAAGCGACGCGGAATTTGGCTATATTTTAAAAGGACTTAACCCGGAGGGTAAATAA
- a CDS encoding isoprenylcysteine carboxylmethyltransferase family protein → MEISFFTTLEPALAGAWIPSFAMVLIQFAYMFIYKEVGKRATDTSWYTLADKRNAIISSLLQVALLILSVFVPLKTGSAWFWIGAVIYVAAFAGFIKAFYDYAAAPASKASQGGIYRLSRNPMYFFYFLGMAGVCIASASLWLLIVIVPFAIYNHLVVLGEERYCEQTYGQEYLKYKRKTPRYFLFF, encoded by the coding sequence ATGGAAATTTCATTTTTTACGACGCTTGAGCCTGCTCTAGCGGGTGCTTGGATACCCTCATTTGCGATGGTGCTGATACAGTTCGCGTATATGTTTATCTACAAAGAGGTCGGCAAGCGCGCCACCGATACCTCGTGGTACACGCTTGCGGACAAGCGAAATGCGATCATAAGCTCGCTGCTGCAAGTAGCGCTGCTTATTTTATCGGTGTTCGTGCCGCTTAAGACGGGCAGCGCGTGGTTTTGGATCGGAGCGGTGATCTACGTAGCGGCTTTTGCAGGCTTCATCAAGGCTTTTTACGACTATGCGGCGGCCCCTGCGAGCAAAGCCTCACAAGGCGGTATCTACCGCCTATCGCGCAATCCGATGTATTTCTTTTATTTCCTCGGCATGGCGGGCGTTTGTATCGCCTCGGCGTCGCTGTGGCTACTCATAGTGATAGTGCCCTTTGCCATATACAACCATCTCGTGGTCCTGGGCGAGGAGCGCTACTGCGAGCAAACTTATGGACAGGAATATCTAAAGTATAAACGCAAGACGCCGAGATATTTTTTGTTTTTCTAA